From the Streptomyces nodosus genome, the window ATATTGGGAAATGATGTTCCCAAACCTGTCTCCTACCGTGCCACCGAAGACTATGACGGTCACGGGACAACCCTGGCGGAATTGATTGCTGGAACAGGTTCTGGCGGTGGTTTGAAAGGGCTGGCACCAGGGGCGAAGATCGTTCCTTACCGCGTACGTCTCAACAGTTTGAAGGGGAGCGAGAGGCAGAAGACGCCTGAGCCGTACCAGGCGATTCGCGCCGCTGCCGATACGGACGCCAAGATCATCAACATGTCCTTCAGTGGTGCCTATGTCAGTGCCAGAGAAGAAGCCGCCATCAATTACGCGATGTCGAAGGGCAAACTGCTGATCGCGGGCGCGGGGAACGAAGGCGAGCAGGGTGAGGGATCCGTCGGATATCCGGCTGGATATCCCTATGTCGTGGGTGTCTCCGCCGTCGACGCGTCCGGTACGGTGACCAAATTCTCGTCGTACGGCAACAACGTCGACCTTGCCGCGCCGGGACTGGACATCCCCTACTGGTGTGACAAGACCTTGCGTTCCTACTGCGATGCCGGCCAAGGAACCAGCCAGGCCTCAGCGATCGCCTCCGCGTCCGCCGCCCTCATCTGGTCCGCTCATCCCGATTGGACCGCCAACCAGGTCCTGCGGTCTCTGATCGACACGGCCGGGCGTACCTGGAAGAAGGACATCCCGAGCAAGTATCTCGGTTATGGAATCGTGCGTCCGCGCAAGGTTCTGGAGGACAGCGGGTACAACCCGGGCCCGGCCGATTCGGATCCCCTCGGTAAGGCGAACGAGGCCGGTGGGGCCACGCCCTCGCCTTCCGGTTCC encodes:
- a CDS encoding S8 family serine peptidase; this translates as MSALSATLAALASVSVGMAPSAAAEDVQAKQWYLASMQADQMWKVSTGEGVKVAVLDTGVTETPSLKGQILGNDVPKPVSYRATEDYDGHGTTLAELIAGTGSGGGLKGLAPGAKIVPYRVRLNSLKGSERQKTPEPYQAIRAAADTDAKIINMSFSGAYVSAREEAAINYAMSKGKLLIAGAGNEGEQGEGSVGYPAGYPYVVGVSAVDASGTVTKFSSYGNNVDLAAPGLDIPYWCDKTLRSYCDAGQGTSQASAIASASAALIWSAHPDWTANQVLRSLIDTAGRTWKKDIPSKYLGYGIVRPRKVLEDSGYNPGPADSDPLGKANEAGGATPSPSGSVPAPSQAPESPSGGETVAAESTSKSSDDGSTLWIGLGAVAAVVVIGGGAFAVKRARRRA